DNA from Nitrospirae bacterium YQR-1:
TAAGTTTACAGAACCTTCGGATATTTCTGATAACCGACAGTGTTGAGGCGATAAAGGAATGCCTTTATACAGGGGCCGGCGGGTCATTTCTGTCTAAGCTGGTGGTTCGTAGGGATGTCGCTGCCGGCGGCCTAAAAGCATTAAAAATAAAAAACGAGCGAATCCTTAGAGATATGTCTCTCATTTATAGAAAAAAGAATATTTCCTCACACATTGTGGAGGAATTCCATAGCTTTATTAAAAACTATAAGTACAGCGGACTTTATACTGAGTAATATTCCAATTCTAATTCAAAAGTAAACACAGGCGGCTGGGAGCTTTCGACGATGCTGACAAAGTTAATTGAATGAATGCAACCTGGTATTAGTCTTTAATCTGATAGAAATAATCCCGGCTTTTATGTTAGCCT
Protein-coding regions in this window:
- a CDS encoding LysR substrate-binding domain-containing protein produces the protein CPLLLPDFPLTGLIPGCIHSINFVSIVSNRHELASKSSVSLEAIMKEPVIVREEGSGTRQAIEQFFIKKGLSLQNLRIFLITDSVEAIKECLYTGAGGSFLSKLVVRRDVAAGGLKALKIKNERILRDMSLIYRKKNISSHIVEEFHSFIKNYKYSGLYTE